In the genome of Desulfobulbaceae bacterium DB1, one region contains:
- a CDS encoding plasmid stabilization protein: MPQVRFAPRALRDLERLREFLRPKSSDVAKRAAAIIKKAVQALGQQPQIGRPADNLDPEYRELLIDFGDSGYIVLYRYDGDFVTVLTIRHQKEVGF; the protein is encoded by the coding sequence ATGCCACAAGTGAGATTTGCGCCGCGAGCGTTACGCGACCTGGAAAGGTTGCGCGAGTTCTTACGCCCGAAAAGCTCAGATGTGGCAAAGCGTGCCGCTGCCATTATCAAGAAAGCGGTGCAAGCACTTGGGCAGCAGCCACAGATCGGACGTCCTGCCGACAACTTGGATCCGGAATATAGAGAATTGCTGATCGACTTTGGCGACAGCGGCTATATCGTGTTGTACCGCTACGACGGCGATTTCGTTACCGTGCTGACGATTCGACACCAAAAAGAGGTAGGATTCTAA
- a CDS encoding CopG family transcriptional regulator, whose translation MPATAAKTVSVKLDQETRARIEHLAETHRRTAHWVMREAIQQYLEREEKRESFRQDAINAWEEYQETGLHVTGDEVSTWLDTWGEENEKAAPICHK comes from the coding sequence ATGCCTGCTACTGCTGCTAAAACCGTATCTGTAAAATTGGATCAAGAAACACGCGCCCGAATCGAACATTTAGCCGAAACACACCGCCGTACAGCACATTGGGTGATGCGCGAGGCTATCCAGCAATACCTTGAGCGCGAGGAAAAGCGCGAATCCTTCCGACAAGATGCCATTAATGCGTGGGAGGAATACCAGGAAACCGGCTTGCATGTGACCGGGGATGAAGTTTCCACGTGGCTTGATACGTGGGGCGAAGAAAACGAAAAGGCTGCGCCCATATGCCACAAGTGA